One window of the Populus trichocarpa isolate Nisqually-1 chromosome 9, P.trichocarpa_v4.1, whole genome shotgun sequence genome contains the following:
- the LOC7491112 gene encoding aluminum-activated malate transporter 2 isoform X2, whose protein sequence is MEIGSASGDKAGVFTQGRRWLNALPVKFKDKVADTATNIKKVGQDDPRRVIHSLKVGLALALVSIFYYYQPLYSNFGVTAMWAIMTVVVVFEFSVGATLGKGLNRGMATLLASALGVGAHHLANLSGHVGEPILLGSLVFLQGGFACVIISIVVFPVWAGEDLHNLIALNIEKLGNFLEGFGDEYFKRTGDAESKDDKKYLEGYKSVLNSKTGEESLANFAAWEPGHGRFQFRHPWKQYLKVGTLARECAYRIEALNGYLNADIQASSEVRSRIQEACTNVSIESGKALKELSLTMKKMVQPSSADSHIENAKSAAKNLKSLLKSGLWEDTDLLKVIPGITVASILNEVVKCTENIAESVHELASIAQFKSVERTVSPEKLHSGQPQNIKSAQMVNYSHVVVNVRESTMAASPSEISSAPKAIKHNMEV, encoded by the exons ATGGAAATCGGATCTGCAAGCGGTGACAAGGCCGGTGTTTTCACTCAAGGGCGACGGTGGCTCAATGCCTTGCCTGTGAAGTTCAAAGATAAGGTGGCTGATACGGCTACGAACATAAAGAAGGTTGGACAAGATGATCCGAGAAGAGTTATTCATTCACTAAAAGTAGGGCTTGCACTTGCATTGGTATCAATATTCTACTACTACCAGCCACTCTACAGTAATTTTGGCGTCACTGCAATGTGGGCTATTATGACTGTTGTAGTTGTCTTTGAATTCTCTGTGG GGGCTACTCTTGGAAAAGGACTGAACAGAGGAATGGCAACACTACTGGCTAGTGCACTCGGCGTTGGAGCACATCACCTAGCAAACCTATCTGGACATGTAGGAGAACCCATACTACTTGGTTCCTTAGTCTTTCTACAAG GTGGCTTTGCTTGTGTCATCATTTCTATTGTGGTTTTCCCTGTGTGGGCTGGTGAAGATCTTCACAATCTGATTGCTCTCAACATTGAAAAGCTTGGTAACTTCTTGGAAG GATTTGGTGATGAATACTTCAAAAGAACAGGGGATGCAGAGTCTAAAGACGACAAGAAATATCTGGAAGGATACAAGAGTGTTTTGAATTCAAAAACCGGTGAAGAATCCTTG GCTAATTTTGCTGCATGGGAGCCAGGGCATGGTAGGTTCCAGTTTCGGCATCCATGGAAACAGTACCTAAAAGTTGGAACTCTGGCTCGTGAATGTGCCTACAGAATTGAAGCATTAAATGGATACTTAAATGCCGACATTCag GCATCATCAGAAGTTAGAAGCAGAATTCAGGAAGCATGCACAAACGTGAGCATAGAATCTGGAAAAGCACTGAAGGAACTGTcattaacaatgaaaaaaatggtACAGCCATCTTCTGCAGATTCCCATATAGAAAATGCAAAATCTGCCGCCAAAAACCTGAAATCTTTACTCAAATCAGGCCTATGGGAAGACACTGACCTGCTGAAAGTCATACCAGGGATTACAGTGGCTTCAATCCTTAATGAAGTGGTCAAATGCACTGAAAACATTGCTGAATCCGTCCATGAACTCGCTTCCATAGCTCAATTTAAGAGTGTAGAACGTACTGTATCACCAGAAAAGTTGCATTCAGGACAACCACAGAATATAAAATCAGCTCAGATGGTCAATTACTCCCATGTTGTCGTCAATGTTAGAGAATCAACCATGGCTGCTTCACCAAGTGAGATTTCTTCTGCGCCAAAGGCTATCAAGCACAATATGGAAGTGTAA
- the LOC7491112 gene encoding aluminum-activated malate transporter 2 isoform X3 has protein sequence MEIGSASGDKAGVFTQGRRWLNALPVKFKDKVADTATNIKKVGQDDPRRVIHSLKVGLALALVSIFYYYQPLYSNFGVTAMWAIMTVVVVFEFSVGATLGKGLNRGMATLLASALGVGAHHLANLSGHVGEPILLGSLVFLQAAISTFLRFFPKIKARYDYGLLIFILTFSLISISGFRDDEILELAHKRVLTIFVGGFACVIISIVVFPVWAGEDLHNLIALNIEKLGNFLEGFGDEYFKRTGDAESKDDKKYLEGYKSVLNSKTGEESLANFAAWEPGHGRFQFRHPWKQYLKVGTLARECAYRIEALNGYLNADIQASSEVRSRIQEACTNVSIESGKALKELSLTMKKMAYGKTLTC, from the exons ATGGAAATCGGATCTGCAAGCGGTGACAAGGCCGGTGTTTTCACTCAAGGGCGACGGTGGCTCAATGCCTTGCCTGTGAAGTTCAAAGATAAGGTGGCTGATACGGCTACGAACATAAAGAAGGTTGGACAAGATGATCCGAGAAGAGTTATTCATTCACTAAAAGTAGGGCTTGCACTTGCATTGGTATCAATATTCTACTACTACCAGCCACTCTACAGTAATTTTGGCGTCACTGCAATGTGGGCTATTATGACTGTTGTAGTTGTCTTTGAATTCTCTGTGG GGGCTACTCTTGGAAAAGGACTGAACAGAGGAATGGCAACACTACTGGCTAGTGCACTCGGCGTTGGAGCACATCACCTAGCAAACCTATCTGGACATGTAGGAGAACCCATACTACTTGGTTCCTTAGTCTTTCTACAAG CTGCAATATCAACATTCTTACGGTTCTttccaaaaattaaagcaagataTGATTATGGGCTGCTAATATTCATATTGACCTTCTCTTTGATATCGATATCGGGCTTTCGAGACGATGAAATATTAGAGTTAGCACATAAAAGAGTATTAACCATCTTCGTAGGTGGCTTTGCTTGTGTCATCATTTCTATTGTGGTTTTCCCTGTGTGGGCTGGTGAAGATCTTCACAATCTGATTGCTCTCAACATTGAAAAGCTTGGTAACTTCTTGGAAG GATTTGGTGATGAATACTTCAAAAGAACAGGGGATGCAGAGTCTAAAGACGACAAGAAATATCTGGAAGGATACAAGAGTGTTTTGAATTCAAAAACCGGTGAAGAATCCTTG GCTAATTTTGCTGCATGGGAGCCAGGGCATGGTAGGTTCCAGTTTCGGCATCCATGGAAACAGTACCTAAAAGTTGGAACTCTGGCTCGTGAATGTGCCTACAGAATTGAAGCATTAAATGGATACTTAAATGCCGACATTCag GCATCATCAGAAGTTAGAAGCAGAATTCAGGAAGCATGCACAAACGTGAGCATAGAATCTGGAAAAGCACTGAAGGAACTGTcattaacaatgaaaaaaatg GCCTATGGGAAGACACTGACCTGCTGA
- the LOC7491112 gene encoding aluminum-activated malate transporter 2 isoform X1: MEIGSASGDKAGVFTQGRRWLNALPVKFKDKVADTATNIKKVGQDDPRRVIHSLKVGLALALVSIFYYYQPLYSNFGVTAMWAIMTVVVVFEFSVGATLGKGLNRGMATLLASALGVGAHHLANLSGHVGEPILLGSLVFLQAAISTFLRFFPKIKARYDYGLLIFILTFSLISISGFRDDEILELAHKRVLTIFVGGFACVIISIVVFPVWAGEDLHNLIALNIEKLGNFLEGFGDEYFKRTGDAESKDDKKYLEGYKSVLNSKTGEESLANFAAWEPGHGRFQFRHPWKQYLKVGTLARECAYRIEALNGYLNADIQASSEVRSRIQEACTNVSIESGKALKELSLTMKKMVQPSSADSHIENAKSAAKNLKSLLKSGLWEDTDLLKVIPGITVASILNEVVKCTENIAESVHELASIAQFKSVERTVSPEKLHSGQPQNIKSAQMVNYSHVVVNVRESTMAASPSEISSAPKAIKHNMEV, translated from the exons ATGGAAATCGGATCTGCAAGCGGTGACAAGGCCGGTGTTTTCACTCAAGGGCGACGGTGGCTCAATGCCTTGCCTGTGAAGTTCAAAGATAAGGTGGCTGATACGGCTACGAACATAAAGAAGGTTGGACAAGATGATCCGAGAAGAGTTATTCATTCACTAAAAGTAGGGCTTGCACTTGCATTGGTATCAATATTCTACTACTACCAGCCACTCTACAGTAATTTTGGCGTCACTGCAATGTGGGCTATTATGACTGTTGTAGTTGTCTTTGAATTCTCTGTGG GGGCTACTCTTGGAAAAGGACTGAACAGAGGAATGGCAACACTACTGGCTAGTGCACTCGGCGTTGGAGCACATCACCTAGCAAACCTATCTGGACATGTAGGAGAACCCATACTACTTGGTTCCTTAGTCTTTCTACAAG CTGCAATATCAACATTCTTACGGTTCTttccaaaaattaaagcaagataTGATTATGGGCTGCTAATATTCATATTGACCTTCTCTTTGATATCGATATCGGGCTTTCGAGACGATGAAATATTAGAGTTAGCACATAAAAGAGTATTAACCATCTTCGTAGGTGGCTTTGCTTGTGTCATCATTTCTATTGTGGTTTTCCCTGTGTGGGCTGGTGAAGATCTTCACAATCTGATTGCTCTCAACATTGAAAAGCTTGGTAACTTCTTGGAAG GATTTGGTGATGAATACTTCAAAAGAACAGGGGATGCAGAGTCTAAAGACGACAAGAAATATCTGGAAGGATACAAGAGTGTTTTGAATTCAAAAACCGGTGAAGAATCCTTG GCTAATTTTGCTGCATGGGAGCCAGGGCATGGTAGGTTCCAGTTTCGGCATCCATGGAAACAGTACCTAAAAGTTGGAACTCTGGCTCGTGAATGTGCCTACAGAATTGAAGCATTAAATGGATACTTAAATGCCGACATTCag GCATCATCAGAAGTTAGAAGCAGAATTCAGGAAGCATGCACAAACGTGAGCATAGAATCTGGAAAAGCACTGAAGGAACTGTcattaacaatgaaaaaaatggtACAGCCATCTTCTGCAGATTCCCATATAGAAAATGCAAAATCTGCCGCCAAAAACCTGAAATCTTTACTCAAATCAGGCCTATGGGAAGACACTGACCTGCTGAAAGTCATACCAGGGATTACAGTGGCTTCAATCCTTAATGAAGTGGTCAAATGCACTGAAAACATTGCTGAATCCGTCCATGAACTCGCTTCCATAGCTCAATTTAAGAGTGTAGAACGTACTGTATCACCAGAAAAGTTGCATTCAGGACAACCACAGAATATAAAATCAGCTCAGATGGTCAATTACTCCCATGTTGTCGTCAATGTTAGAGAATCAACCATGGCTGCTTCACCAAGTGAGATTTCTTCTGCGCCAAAGGCTATCAAGCACAATATGGAAGTGTAA